From a region of the Gossypium raimondii isolate GPD5lz chromosome 10, ASM2569854v1, whole genome shotgun sequence genome:
- the LOC105778352 gene encoding uncharacterized protein LOC105778352, with protein sequence MLPERQGGGAPHGIILAVVVGIVVLAPFLFGDQGEAITEAISELLTPLGLLLLPIILLLTIQFLSSDRGSFVSAVFSTGEPDTIHRVSGSPFGVALFLLLILFLLYNRVSIFGGDDDSDD encoded by the coding sequence ATGTTACCCGAAAGACAAGGCGGAGGTGCACCCCATGGAATAATACTAGCTGTGGTGGTGGGCATCGTGGTCTTAGCCCCATTCTTGTTCGGCGATCAAGGCGAAGCCATAACTGAAGCCATTTCCGAGCTCTTGACTCCCCTCGGTCTCCTCCTCTTGCCCATCATCCTCCTCCTCACAATCCAGTTCCTTTCCTCAGATCGCGGCTCCTTCGTCTCCGCCGTCTTTTCCACCGGCGAACCCGACACCATCCACCGCGTCAGCGGCTCTCCCTTTGGGGTCGCCTTGTTCCTTCTCCTCATCTTGTTCTTGCTTTACAATCGTGTTTCCATTTTCGGCGGCGATGACGATTCCGACGATTGA
- the LOC105778431 gene encoding cullin-4 isoform X1, translating into MRLNEENERCLLYLDAFTRKPLIATAERQLLERHIPAILDKGFMMLMDGHRIEDLQRMYSLFSRVNALESLRQAISSYIRRTGQSIVMDEEKDKDMVSSLLEFKASLDSIIEESFSKNEAFCNTIKDSFEHLINLRQNRPAELIAKFLDEKLRDGNKGTSEEELEGTLDKVLVLFRFIQGKDVFEAFYKKDLAKRLLLGKSASIDAEKSMISKLKTECGS; encoded by the exons ATGAGgttaaatgaagaaaatgaaagatgCTTACTCTACCTGGATGCTTTTACTAGAAAGCCGCTTATAGCAACAGCAGAAAGGCAACTGCTGGAACGCCATATACCTGCCATTCTTGATAAg GGATTTATGATGCTGATGGATGGACACCGTATCGAGGACCTTCAGAGGATGTACTCACTGTTTTCAAGGGTCAATGCTCTTGAATCACTCAGGCAGGCCATAAGCTCATATATTCGGAGAACTGGGCAGAGCATTGTCATGGATGAAGAGAAAGACAAGGACATGGTGTCTTCCTTGTTAGAATTCAAGGCTTCACTTGACTCCATAATAGAAGAAAGCTTTTCCAAGAATGAGGCATTTTGCAACACCATTAAGGATTCTTTTGAGCATCTAATTAATCTTCGTCAG AATCGACCTGCTGAGCTTATTGCTAAGTTTCTGGATGAAAAGCTTCGTGATGGTAATAAGGGTACTTCTGAAGAGGAATTAGAGGGTACACTTGATAAAGTTTTGGTTTTATTCAGGTTCATCCAG GGCAAGGATGTTTTTGAAGCATTCTATAAGAAAGATCTTGCTAAAAGGCTGCTGTTAGGGAAGAGTGCTTCTATTGATGCAGAGAAATCCATGATTTCTAAG CTGAAGACAGAGTGTGGCAGCTAG
- the LOC105778431 gene encoding cullin-4 isoform X2 yields MRLNEENERCLLYLDAFTRKPLIATAERQLLERHIPAILDKGFMMLMDGHRIEDLQRMYSLFSRVNALESLRQAISSYIRRTGQSIVMDEEKDKDMVSSLLEFKASLDSIIEESFSKNEAFCNTIKDSFEHLINLRQNRPAELIAKFLDEKLRDGNKGTSEEELEGTLDKVLVLFRFIQLMLEL; encoded by the exons ATGAGgttaaatgaagaaaatgaaagatgCTTACTCTACCTGGATGCTTTTACTAGAAAGCCGCTTATAGCAACAGCAGAAAGGCAACTGCTGGAACGCCATATACCTGCCATTCTTGATAAg GGATTTATGATGCTGATGGATGGACACCGTATCGAGGACCTTCAGAGGATGTACTCACTGTTTTCAAGGGTCAATGCTCTTGAATCACTCAGGCAGGCCATAAGCTCATATATTCGGAGAACTGGGCAGAGCATTGTCATGGATGAAGAGAAAGACAAGGACATGGTGTCTTCCTTGTTAGAATTCAAGGCTTCACTTGACTCCATAATAGAAGAAAGCTTTTCCAAGAATGAGGCATTTTGCAACACCATTAAGGATTCTTTTGAGCATCTAATTAATCTTCGTCAG AATCGACCTGCTGAGCTTATTGCTAAGTTTCTGGATGAAAAGCTTCGTGATGGTAATAAGGGTACTTCTGAAGAGGAATTAGAGGGTACACTTGATAAAGTTTTGGTTTTATTCAGGTTCATCCAG TTAATGCTAGAGTTGTGA